The following proteins are encoded in a genomic region of Lachnospiraceae bacterium KM106-2:
- a CDS encoding DNA gyrase subunit B, producing MSAEYGADQIQILEGLEAVRKRPGMYIGSTSSKGLHHLVYEIVDNAVDEALAGYCTEINVSINPDNSITVIDNGRGIPVGINHKSGLPAVQVVFTVLHAGGKFGGGGYKVSGGLHGVGASVVNALSEWLEVVVHLDGKKYQQKYERGKVMMPLTQIGSTDHNGTVVTFKPDAEIFEETIYDFDVLQQRLREMAFLTKGIKITLKDCREGEEKEKVFHYEGGIKEYVEYLNKSKTCLYEHIIYCEGKKDDVYVEVAFQHNDSYAESCYSFVNNITTPEGGTHLAGFKNALTKTFNDYARKQKFLKDSEPNLSGDDIREGLTAIISIKIPEPQFEGQTKQKLGNSEARGAVDSVVSEQLTYFLEQNPNVSKLICEKAVLAQRARDAARKARDLTRRKSALEGMSLPGKLADCSDKDPRNCEIYIVEGDSAGGSAKTARSRATQAILPLRGKILNVEKARLDKILVNAEIKAMITAFGTGIHDDFDISKLRYHKIIIMTDADVDGAHIDTLLLTFLYRFMPELIRGGHVYLAQPPLYKVERNKNVKYAYSDEELNQILTELGRDGNNKIQRYKGLGEMDAEQLWDTTMDPEKRILLRVTMDEDASSEIDVTFTTLMGDKVEPRRDFIETNAKYVKNLDI from the coding sequence ATGAGTGCAGAATACGGTGCAGACCAGATTCAAATATTAGAAGGTTTAGAAGCAGTTCGTAAAAGACCAGGTATGTATATTGGTAGTACTTCATCTAAGGGATTACATCACTTGGTGTATGAAATTGTAGATAATGCAGTTGATGAGGCACTTGCTGGATATTGTACTGAGATTAATGTTTCTATTAATCCAGATAACTCTATTACTGTTATTGATAATGGTAGAGGTATTCCTGTAGGTATTAACCATAAATCAGGTTTACCAGCAGTACAGGTAGTATTTACAGTATTACATGCTGGTGGTAAATTCGGTGGTGGCGGATACAAAGTATCTGGTGGTTTACATGGTGTAGGTGCATCTGTAGTTAATGCATTATCAGAATGGTTAGAAGTTGTTGTACATTTGGATGGTAAGAAGTATCAGCAAAAATATGAACGTGGTAAAGTTATGATGCCATTAACTCAGATCGGTTCCACTGATCACAATGGTACGGTTGTCACATTCAAACCAGATGCTGAAATTTTCGAAGAAACTATTTATGATTTTGATGTGTTACAACAACGTCTTCGTGAAATGGCATTCCTTACAAAGGGAATCAAGATTACCTTAAAAGATTGTCGTGAAGGGGAAGAAAAAGAGAAAGTCTTCCACTACGAAGGTGGTATTAAAGAGTATGTAGAATACTTAAATAAAAGTAAAACATGTCTTTATGAGCACATTATTTACTGTGAAGGTAAGAAAGATGACGTATATGTTGAAGTTGCATTCCAGCATAATGATTCTTATGCAGAAAGCTGCTATAGTTTCGTAAATAATATTACGACTCCAGAGGGTGGTACTCATCTTGCTGGTTTTAAGAATGCATTAACAAAGACATTCAATGATTATGCAAGAAAACAGAAATTCTTAAAGGATAGCGAACCAAACTTAAGCGGTGATGATATTCGTGAAGGTTTAACAGCAATTATCAGTATTAAGATTCCTGAACCACAATTCGAAGGTCAGACAAAACAGAAACTAGGTAATAGTGAAGCTAGAGGTGCTGTTGATAGTGTCGTTAGTGAACAGTTAACTTATTTCTTAGAGCAGAATCCAAATGTATCTAAGTTAATCTGTGAAAAAGCAGTATTAGCACAACGTGCTCGTGATGCAGCTAGAAAAGCAAGAGATCTTACTAGAAGAAAATCAGCATTAGAAGGTATGAGTTTACCAGGTAAATTAGCGGATTGTTCTGATAAAGATCCAAGAAACTGCGAAATTTATATCGTAGAGGGTGATTCCGCCGGCGGTAGTGCAAAGACTGCACGTTCAAGAGCTACACAGGCAATTCTTCCTCTTAGAGGTAAAATTTTAAATGTTGAGAAGGCAAGATTAGATAAGATTTTAGTAAATGCAGAAATCAAAGCTATGATCACAGCATTTGGTACAGGTATTCATGATGACTTTGATATCAGCAAATTAAGATATCATAAGATTATTATTATGACCGATGCCGATGTTGATGGTGCTCATATCGATACACTATTATTAACATTCTTATATCGTTTCATGCCAGAGTTAATTCGTGGGGGTCATGTATATTTAGCACAGCCACCACTATACAAAGTAGAACGTAATAAAAATGTTAAATACGCTTACAGTGATGAAGAGTTAAATCAGATTTTAACAGAATTAGGCCGTGATGGTAATAATAAGATCCAACGTTACAAAGGTCTTGGTGAAATGGATGCGGAACAGTTATGGGATACAACCATGGATCCAGAAAAACGTATTTTGTTACGTGTTACTATGGATGAGGATGCTTCTTCTGAAATCGATGTTACATTTACAACATTGATGGGTGATAAGGTAGAACCAAGACGTGATTTCATTGAAACAAATGCAAAATATGTTAAGAACTTGGATATTTAA
- a CDS encoding DNA gyrase subunit A — MDENIFDKVHEVDLKKTMETSYIDYAMSVIAARALPDVRDGLKPVQRRILYAMIELNNGPDKPHRKCARIVGDTMGKYHPHGDSSIYEALVKLAQDFSTRYPLIDGHGNFGSVDGDGAAAMRYTEARLSKISVEMLSDINKNTVDFTPNFDETEKEPVVLPARYPNLLVNGTSGIAVGMATNIPPHNLRETINAVLKLIDNQVEENRDTSMEELLEIIKGPDFPTGATILGRRGIEEAYRTGRGKIRVRAVTEVEPMQNGKNKILVTELPYMVNKAKLIEKIAELVKDKKIDGITELRDESDRSGMRICIELRRDVNPNIILNQLYKHTQLQDTFGVIMLALVDNEPKVLNLYQMLDYYLQHQKEVVTRRTQYDLNKAQERAHILEGLLVALDNIDEVISIIRGSKNGAIAKERLIERFSLTDVQAQAIIDMRLRALTGLEREKIEGEYAELEIKIAEYKAILADENKLLGVIKEELIVVRDKYGDDRRTAIGYDELDITTEDLIPRENTVIAMTQLGYIKRMTVDNFKAQNRGGKGIKGMQTIDEDFIVELLMTTTHHYIMFFTNKGRVYRLKAYEIPESSRTARGTAIINLLQLLPGEKITAIIPLREYEDDRFLFMATKSGIVKKTPMREYQNIRKSGLQAINLREDDELIEVKSTDNEKDIILVTREGQCIRFAETDVRSTGRTSMGVIGMNLSPTDEIVGMQLNTQGDDLLIVSERGMGKRTSVEEFTTQHRGGKGVKCYKITEKTGYVVGVKAVNEDNEIMMITTGGIIIRLMVSGISKLGRITSGVKLINMNDDIVVASFTKVREGSEQTSEELEIENEELDGQISDNDNSPVPMDEMTSTDNSLDKLLDRAMDDQSNPEE, encoded by the coding sequence ATGGACGAGAATATCTTCGATAAAGTACACGAAGTCGATCTGAAAAAGACAATGGAAACGTCATATATTGACTATGCCATGTCGGTTATTGCAGCACGTGCTTTACCAGATGTTAGAGATGGATTAAAGCCAGTACAAAGAAGAATTTTATATGCAATGATTGAATTGAATAATGGTCCCGACAAGCCACATCGTAAATGTGCCCGTATTGTCGGTGATACTATGGGTAAATATCACCCTCATGGTGATTCTTCTATTTATGAGGCTTTAGTAAAACTAGCACAGGACTTTTCAACTAGATACCCTCTAATTGATGGCCATGGTAACTTTGGTTCTGTCGATGGCGATGGCGCAGCAGCAATGCGTTATACAGAAGCACGTTTAAGTAAAATCTCAGTTGAGATGTTATCCGATATCAATAAGAATACGGTAGACTTCACACCTAACTTTGATGAGACAGAGAAGGAACCTGTTGTACTTCCAGCAAGATATCCTAATCTGTTAGTAAATGGTACATCTGGTATTGCAGTAGGTATGGCAACCAACATACCTCCACATAACTTAAGGGAAACAATCAATGCAGTACTTAAACTTATTGATAATCAAGTAGAAGAAAATAGAGATACCTCTATGGAAGAGTTACTTGAGATCATTAAGGGACCTGATTTCCCAACTGGTGCAACAATTCTTGGTAGAAGAGGAATTGAAGAAGCATATCGTACTGGACGTGGTAAAATCCGCGTAAGAGCCGTTACAGAAGTTGAACCAATGCAAAATGGGAAAAATAAAATTCTTGTAACAGAATTACCTTACATGGTTAATAAGGCTAAGTTAATTGAGAAGATTGCTGAATTGGTTAAGGATAAAAAAATTGATGGTATTACAGAGCTTAGAGATGAATCTGATCGTAGTGGTATGCGTATTTGCATCGAACTTAGAAGAGATGTAAATCCTAATATTATCTTAAATCAATTATACAAACATACTCAATTACAAGATACATTCGGTGTAATCATGCTTGCATTAGTAGATAATGAGCCAAAAGTATTAAACTTATACCAAATGTTAGATTATTATTTACAACATCAGAAAGAAGTTGTAACTAGAAGAACTCAATATGATTTAAATAAAGCTCAGGAAAGAGCTCATATCTTAGAAGGTTTATTAGTTGCTCTTGATAATATTGATGAAGTAATTTCAATAATTCGTGGATCTAAGAATGGTGCAATTGCGAAGGAACGATTAATTGAACGCTTTAGCTTAACAGATGTTCAAGCTCAAGCTATCATTGATATGAGACTTCGTGCATTAACAGGTTTAGAAAGAGAAAAAATCGAAGGGGAATATGCTGAGTTAGAGATTAAGATCGCTGAATACAAAGCAATTCTTGCAGATGAAAATAAATTATTAGGCGTAATCAAAGAAGAATTGATCGTTGTTCGTGACAAATACGGCGATGATAGAAGAACTGCTATTGGTTACGATGAATTAGATATTACAACAGAAGATCTCATCCCAAGAGAAAATACAGTAATCGCTATGACTCAATTAGGATATATCAAACGTATGACCGTTGATAATTTTAAAGCTCAGAATCGTGGTGGTAAAGGTATCAAGGGTATGCAGACAATAGATGAGGATTTCATTGTAGAGCTATTAATGACTACAACTCATCACTATATTATGTTCTTTACCAATAAGGGACGTGTATATCGTCTAAAAGCATATGAGATTCCGGAATCTTCTCGTACAGCTAGAGGTACTGCAATTATTAACTTACTTCAGTTATTACCTGGAGAAAAGATTACAGCTATTATTCCATTACGTGAATACGAAGATGATCGTTTCTTATTTATGGCAACAAAATCAGGTATTGTTAAGAAGACTCCTATGAGAGAATATCAAAATATTCGTAAGTCAGGTCTTCAGGCAATTAATCTTCGTGAAGACGATGAGTTGATTGAAGTTAAGTCTACAGATAATGAAAAAGATATCATCTTAGTTACTAGAGAAGGACAATGTATCCGTTTTGCTGAAACTGATGTTAGATCTACAGGAAGAACAAGTATGGGTGTTATCGGTATGAACCTTTCTCCAACAGATGAAATCGTTGGTATGCAGTTAAATACTCAAGGAGATGATCTATTGATCGTTTCTGAAAGAGGTATGGGTAAACGTACTTCTGTAGAGGAATTTACGACACAACATCGTGGTGGTAAAGGTGTTAAATGTTATAAGATTACTGAAAAGACAGGCTATGTAGTAGGTGTTAAAGCAGTAAATGAAGATAATGAAATTATGATGATTACAACAGGAGGCATTATCATTCGATTAATGGTTTCTGGAATATCTAAATTAGGAAGAATCACATCAGGCGTTAAGTTAATTAACATGAATGATGATATTGTTGTTGCAAGCTTTACAAAAGTACGTGAAGGCAGCGAACAAACTTCTGAAGAATTAGAAATTGAAAATGAAGAGTTAGATGGCCAGATATCGGATAATGATAATAGCCCAGTTCCTATGGATGAAATGACGAGTACAGATAACAGCCTAGATAAATTATTAGATAGAGCAATGGATGATCAGTCAAATCCTGAAGAATAG
- a CDS encoding fumarate hydratase class I, aerobic, with amino-acid sequence MRIVHTDLIIENIKQMCVQANLELAADVKGAILKAKEAEESPIGKQVLSQLNENMKIAKEDKIPICQDTGMAVVFIKVGQDVHIEGSNLNDAINEGIRRGYQEGYLRKSVVADPIERINTKDNTPGVIHYEIIPGDQIEITVAPKGFGSENMSRIYMLKPADGIEGVKRAVIETISLAGPNACPPMVVGVGIGGTFEKCAVLAKKALTRDLNTYSSIPYVGELEKELLVKINNLGIGPAGLGGRITALGVNIETYPTHIAGLPVAVNICCHVNRHVTKTI; translated from the coding sequence GTGAGAATCGTTCATACAGATCTTATAATAGAGAATATTAAACAGATGTGTGTTCAAGCTAATTTAGAGCTGGCAGCAGATGTAAAGGGAGCTATTCTAAAAGCAAAGGAAGCAGAAGAGTCACCAATTGGAAAACAGGTATTAAGTCAACTTAATGAAAATATGAAGATAGCAAAAGAAGACAAGATTCCAATTTGTCAGGATACAGGTATGGCAGTTGTATTCATTAAAGTAGGACAGGATGTTCATATAGAAGGAAGCAATCTTAATGATGCAATTAATGAAGGGATTAGAAGAGGATATCAAGAAGGATATTTAAGAAAGTCTGTAGTTGCTGATCCTATAGAAAGAATTAATACAAAAGATAATACACCAGGAGTCATTCACTATGAAATTATACCGGGAGATCAAATAGAGATAACAGTAGCACCAAAAGGTTTTGGAAGTGAGAATATGAGCCGCATCTACATGCTTAAGCCAGCTGATGGGATAGAAGGAGTAAAGCGTGCAGTAATAGAGACTATATCATTAGCAGGTCCGAATGCATGCCCCCCAATGGTTGTAGGAGTAGGAATCGGGGGTACATTTGAGAAATGTGCTGTACTTGCTAAAAAAGCATTAACAAGAGATTTAAATACATACTCTAGTATTCCATATGTAGGAGAGTTAGAGAAAGAACTACTAGTGAAGATAAATAATCTTGGTATTGGGCCAGCAGGTCTAGGAGGAAGGATAACAGCATTAGGAGTAAATATAGAGACATATCCAACTCATATTGCAGGATTACCAGTAGCAGTGAATATCTGTTGTCATGTTAATCGACATGTGACAAAAACTATTTAA
- a CDS encoding fumarate hydratase class I, aerobic — MEYYIDCPLSKEISNQLAAGDTVFLSGVIYTARDAAHKRIYEAIIENRQIPIELKDNTIYYLGPSPAREGMIIGSAGPTTSSRMDKYTPLLIKKGLLGMIGKGKRSKEVIDAIIENQAIYFAAIGGAGALLSKCITSSEVIAYDDLGTEAIRKLEVKNLPVIVVIDSKGNNLYDSEMIKYRKNIE; from the coding sequence ATGGAGTATTATATTGATTGTCCATTATCAAAAGAGATATCAAATCAATTGGCAGCAGGTGATACCGTATTTTTAAGTGGAGTAATATATACTGCTAGAGATGCAGCCCATAAAAGAATTTATGAAGCAATAATAGAGAATAGACAAATACCTATAGAATTGAAAGATAATACAATATATTATTTAGGTCCATCACCAGCACGTGAAGGAATGATTATTGGATCAGCTGGTCCTACAACAAGTAGTAGAATGGATAAATATACTCCCTTATTAATAAAAAAAGGATTATTGGGTATGATAGGTAAAGGAAAGAGAAGTAAAGAAGTAATAGATGCGATCATAGAGAATCAAGCGATATATTTTGCAGCAATTGGTGGAGCAGGTGCTTTACTTTCAAAATGTATTACTAGTTCAGAGGTTATTGCTTATGATGATTTAGGAACAGAAGCAATTAGAAAATTAGAAGTAAAAAATCTGCCGGTAATAGTCGTAATTGATTCAAAAGGCAATAATTTATATGATTCTGAGATGATCAAATACAGGAAAAACATTGAATAA
- a CDS encoding isochorismatase gives MKKTALLIIDMQQDLIDNNPYMINSVISNINELKSFCEKQQIEIIYIRHNDNPGEPLSPNQPGWEITGSVSPSNSERIFDKHYNSAFLHTGLKDYLDSKQISSLIITGLQTEYCVDATIKAAFELGYNIYIPKATNSSFSNRYLTAKDLVEYYNYMVWDKRFATVISIKELIKQFS, from the coding sequence ATGAAAAAGACAGCACTACTCATTATCGATATGCAACAAGATTTGATTGATAACAATCCATACATGATTAATAGTGTAATATCTAATATTAATGAACTAAAGAGTTTCTGTGAAAAACAGCAAATTGAAATCATCTATATTCGCCATAATGATAATCCAGGAGAACCACTTTCTCCAAATCAACCTGGATGGGAAATCACCGGTTCCGTTTCTCCAAGTAACTCAGAGCGAATCTTTGACAAACATTATAATAGTGCATTTTTACATACTGGTTTAAAGGATTATCTAGACTCTAAGCAAATATCTTCTCTAATTATTACTGGACTTCAAACGGAATATTGTGTAGACGCAACAATAAAAGCGGCATTTGAATTAGGTTATAACATCTACATTCCCAAAGCAACTAATAGTTCTTTCTCAAATCGCTATTTAACTGCCAAAGACTTAGTCGAATATTATAACTATATGGTCTGGGATAAACGCTTTGCTACAGTAATTTCAATTAAAGAACTAATCAAACAGTTTTCATAA
- a CDS encoding spermine/spermidine acetyltransferase, putative — MIYLKEIDRNNFIDVIKLSVYDDQKDFISDNVVSLAQAKAQPECIPLAIYNDDLLVGFVMYCLDYEDNEYWIYRLMIDKKYQKSGYGKKALFATLNRIAKDTSHNKIYISFEPENKVAQKLYENVGFRPDGRIIDDEIVYYIDQKNIFNLLALTWDDERRITRAKNLSAQIQKQLTTNDITCLDFGCGTGLLTYELYPYVKSIYGYDTSTQMCQIFKEKSESYHTDNVHILTKPEEMQKQQYDLIFSSMVFHHIIDIKSQILILKECLKQNGIFLLIDLDEEDGSFHQNEPNFHGHNGFKREAIQNTLHSCGFTSISVQTVYKGAKQVDDKSINYSLFMAVAHK; from the coding sequence ATGATTTACTTAAAAGAAATTGACAGAAATAACTTTATCGATGTAATAAAACTCTCTGTTTATGATGATCAAAAGGATTTTATCTCAGATAATGTTGTATCACTCGCTCAAGCAAAAGCACAGCCCGAGTGTATCCCTTTAGCCATCTATAATGATGATCTTCTCGTTGGATTTGTTATGTACTGCCTTGACTATGAAGATAACGAATATTGGATCTATCGACTTATGATTGATAAAAAATATCAAAAATCTGGTTATGGTAAAAAAGCATTATTCGCCACATTAAATCGAATTGCTAAAGATACCAGCCATAACAAGATTTATATTAGTTTTGAGCCCGAGAATAAAGTTGCTCAGAAACTATATGAGAACGTAGGCTTTAGACCCGATGGACGTATTATTGATGATGAAATTGTATATTATATTGATCAAAAAAATATCTTCAATCTTTTAGCCCTTACCTGGGATGACGAACGTCGGATCACACGAGCTAAAAATCTCTCTGCCCAAATACAAAAACAACTTACCACAAATGATATTACTTGTCTTGACTTTGGTTGCGGAACAGGCCTCTTGACCTATGAACTTTATCCCTATGTAAAAAGTATCTATGGCTATGATACGTCAACTCAAATGTGCCAGATATTTAAAGAAAAAAGTGAATCCTATCATACTGATAATGTACATATCCTTACAAAACCAGAAGAAATGCAAAAACAACAATATGATTTAATTTTTAGCTCTATGGTCTTTCATCATATCATCGACATAAAATCACAAATTCTCATCTTAAAAGAATGTTTAAAACAAAATGGAATTTTTCTTCTTATTGATCTCGATGAAGAAGATGGATCCTTCCATCAAAACGAACCTAATTTTCATGGACATAATGGATTTAAACGAGAAGCAATTCAAAATACTTTACATAGCTGTGGTTTTACCTCAATTTCAGTTCAAACTGTCTATAAAGGAGCAAAGCAAGTAGATGATAAATCTATCAACTATTCTCTTTTTATGGCCGTAGCACACAAATAA
- a CDS encoding histone acetyltransferase HPA2 and related acetyltransferases, whose amino-acid sequence MNLRIEKASIQDIDELEQLYNDLNDHLAATKNYPGWKKDVYPIRCDAEEGLSEDCLFIAKYDDKIVGSFILNHKPESGYETAKWLCDSTYDHILVIHTLVVHPAYTKQGIATKLLQFADEYAKENHINSLRLDVYVNNTPAISLYERYGYQYITNIDEGLGEYGLSEFRVYEKIISNQ is encoded by the coding sequence ATGAACTTACGAATTGAGAAAGCATCCATCCAAGATATTGATGAGTTAGAACAACTCTATAATGACTTAAACGATCATTTAGCAGCTACAAAGAATTACCCTGGCTGGAAAAAAGATGTCTACCCTATAAGATGTGATGCCGAAGAAGGTCTATCAGAGGACTGTTTATTTATTGCAAAATACGATGATAAGATTGTTGGCTCATTTATATTAAATCATAAGCCTGAGTCTGGCTATGAAACTGCAAAATGGCTATGTGATAGCACTTATGATCATATTCTAGTAATTCATACCCTAGTAGTTCATCCTGCTTATACTAAGCAAGGTATCGCAACTAAATTACTGCAATTTGCTGACGAATATGCTAAAGAAAACCATATTAATTCACTTCGCCTCGATGTCTATGTAAATAATACCCCTGCTATTTCCTTATATGAGAGATATGGCTATCAATATATTACGAATATTGATGAAGGACTAGGCGAATATGGATTAAGTGAATTTCGAGTTTACGAAAAAATCATATCAAATCAATAA
- a CDS encoding ribokinase gives MSSRVIISGLLNTETTVKVKGFPIEYYPIDYPFFGVHSSVSGVGYNIAKALKSLEDDITLASYLGKDMEAELIMEELDQIQVKSKYILRELRETPSSVVLYEESGRRQIYCDLKDIQEKEYPIEKFNLAMRQQDLIILCNINFNRGLLKKAKESGTLIASDVHVISDIKDTYNSDFMKAADILFLSNEGIRDKEREMLARIKDHFENKIIVVGKGDQGVVMYERKTDRYYELPCVTVGEVVNTVGAGDALFGSFLHYFMQGMDPVECLKRAELFASYKIGFNGAATGFATEQIVEQLYDKYPIEVQIVH, from the coding sequence ATGAGTAGCAGAGTTATCATTTCAGGATTGTTAAATACGGAGACGACAGTTAAGGTAAAGGGATTTCCAATTGAATATTACCCCATTGACTATCCATTTTTCGGAGTTCATTCTAGTGTTTCGGGTGTAGGATATAATATTGCAAAGGCGTTAAAATCATTAGAGGATGATATTACGTTAGCATCTTATCTTGGTAAGGATATGGAAGCAGAGCTTATTATGGAAGAGCTAGATCAAATCCAAGTGAAAAGTAAGTACATATTAAGAGAGTTGAGAGAGACGCCATCTTCTGTTGTTCTTTATGAGGAGAGTGGAAGAAGACAAATTTATTGTGATCTTAAGGATATCCAAGAAAAAGAGTACCCGATCGAGAAATTTAATTTAGCTATGAGACAGCAAGATCTTATTATCTTATGTAATATTAATTTTAATCGAGGATTGCTTAAAAAGGCAAAAGAAAGTGGAACTTTGATCGCCAGCGATGTACACGTGATCAGTGATATTAAGGATACCTATAACAGTGATTTTATGAAAGCTGCGGATATTTTATTTTTGAGTAATGAGGGAATACGAGACAAGGAGAGAGAAATGCTTGCGCGTATCAAAGATCATTTTGAAAATAAGATCATTGTTGTTGGAAAAGGCGATCAGGGAGTTGTAATGTATGAAAGAAAGACAGATCGATATTATGAATTACCTTGTGTTACGGTCGGAGAGGTAGTTAATACAGTAGGAGCAGGTGATGCACTCTTTGGCTCATTTCTACATTACTTTATGCAGGGAATGGATCCAGTTGAATGTCTAAAACGAGCAGAATTATTTGCATCTTATAAGATAGGCTTTAATGGTGCTGCAACTGGATTTGCTACAGAGCAGATCGTGGAGCAACTTTATGATAAATACCCGATAGAGGTTCAGATCGTTCACTAA
- a CDS encoding acetyltransferase: MQYKEKKIQLKDGIECILRSPEERDAQNMISYMRLTSGETHFMVRYPEEVRLSVEKEKELISNTFQSETDIMIAAFINGELVGNAGLQCYRNHIKLRHRAVFGISIVEKYWNLGLGNIMIDEIIEKAREIGYSQIELGVFSDNIKAQRLYLKHNFEEWGRIKNAYRLKDGSFRDEIMMGQIL; this comes from the coding sequence ATGCAATATAAAGAGAAGAAGATTCAATTAAAGGATGGAATAGAATGTATCCTACGGAGTCCAGAAGAAAGAGATGCTCAGAATATGATCTCTTATATGAGGCTTACTTCAGGTGAGACGCATTTTATGGTCCGTTATCCGGAAGAGGTAAGACTTAGTGTAGAAAAAGAGAAAGAGCTAATTTCAAATACATTCCAGAGTGAGACGGATATTATGATTGCAGCATTTATTAATGGAGAGTTAGTTGGAAATGCAGGTCTGCAATGCTATCGAAATCACATTAAATTACGTCATAGGGCAGTATTTGGAATTTCAATTGTAGAGAAGTATTGGAATCTGGGATTAGGGAATATAATGATTGACGAAATTATTGAGAAAGCTAGAGAAATAGGGTACTCACAAATTGAATTAGGAGTATTCTCGGATAATATAAAAGCACAAAGATTATATCTGAAACATAACTTTGAAGAATGGGGACGTATTAAGAATGCATATCGATTGAAGGATGGAAGCTTTCGTGATGAAATTATGATGGGACAGATATTATAG
- a CDS encoding NAD-dependent protein deacetylase of SIR2 family, which yields MNEKMEQLITILKESKNIVFFGGAGVSTASHIPDFRSSNGLYSKKLDRNFTPEQAVAHSFFVRYPEEFYDFYKKNLVYPEAKPNNCHIALAKLEEMGKLKAIVTQNIDGLHQAAGSKKVYELHGSVLRNYCTKCHAFYDANYVLETDGVPKCAKCGGVVKPDVVLYEEGLDQEIISGAVKAIAEADTLIIGGTSLVVYPAAGLIDYFRGKNLVLINKSSTSADNKADLVINDSIDKVLFAAVTQL from the coding sequence ATGAATGAAAAGATGGAACAGTTAATTACAATATTAAAGGAAAGTAAGAATATTGTATTCTTTGGAGGGGCAGGGGTAAGTACGGCTTCTCATATTCCCGATTTTCGTAGTTCCAATGGTTTATATAGTAAGAAATTAGATCGTAATTTCACACCAGAACAGGCAGTAGCGCATTCATTCTTTGTTCGATATCCAGAAGAATTTTATGACTTCTATAAGAAGAATTTGGTTTATCCAGAGGCAAAGCCGAATAATTGTCATATTGCGTTAGCTAAATTAGAGGAAATGGGAAAATTAAAGGCAATCGTAACTCAGAATATTGATGGTTTACACCAGGCAGCAGGCAGTAAGAAGGTGTATGAGTTACATGGTTCGGTTCTGCGAAATTATTGCACGAAGTGTCATGCTTTTTATGATGCTAATTATGTACTAGAGACGGATGGAGTCCCAAAGTGTGCAAAATGTGGCGGTGTTGTAAAACCAGATGTTGTTCTTTATGAAGAAGGACTTGATCAGGAGATTATTTCAGGTGCGGTAAAAGCAATTGCTGAAGCAGATACATTAATCATCGGAGGAACTTCTTTAGTTGTATATCCAGCAGCAGGACTAATTGACTATTTTAGAGGAAAGAACCTAGTATTGATCAATAAGAGTTCAACGTCGGCAGATAATAAAGCTGACCTTGTAATTAATGACAGTATCGATAAGGTCTTATTTGCAGCAGTAACACAGCTATAA